The following is a genomic window from Pedobacter sp. KBS0701.
CGCTGCAAAAGTAGGAATTTGAAGCAAATCTGCAAACGATTTCTGATCAAATATTTTAATTAATATTTTAAGTCTTGCTAATCATTTAGTTAGCGGGTATAAAAAAATCAAAAAGCATCAATATACAGCTAATTTAAGCTGTTTATACCGGGATTTTGTGTTTGTATTTTGAATTAAGCGGCCTGTTTTGGCAAGATTTTCTCGTGTTCGACAGATAAAATTCCATTTCCTTCGATAGCAAAACAGATTAATCCAACCAATACGGAAACTGAAAACCAAAATTCTGAGTAGGGTTTAAAAATGCCTCCCGAAATATTGATAAAGAATACTGCCCCGATCAGTATTGGTAAATTAATCAGGCAGAATGTACGCGTATAGGTGCCCAGGGTAATGGCTAAACCACCAATTAGGTGTAATACGATAATGAAATGTGCCAGTAAGCTGATGCTTATTGCTGTACCTAAGAAAGCACCTCTCATTAAATTGCTAAAGGTCTGCATATTGATGTAAAAATCAATGCCCTTCCAGATTAAAACGAGGCCTAATAAAATTCTAAAATAGTCTAACCATTTTGGGTGGTGGTGATCGCCCCAGTTTTCGATTTTCTTAAGCATATTCATGACTTATATATTTTGGTTAATACAATTTACGCATAATAAAGGATAATAACAATGGCTGGCTAAATGTTTGATTTTGAGATGGAAAATAGAAGGAATTGATGCGCGAAAAGAAAGATCGTCATTGGGAGTAACCATCAGTTCAGTGGCCAGAAAAAAATAGGAATGACGTCCTATATGCGCTTTCTAACGTATTGGGTTTAATATTTTGCGTCCTGCAAAACTCATTGAGCTAAGATGTCTAAGGTGGTCGTAAAAATTAAAGACTACGCTGTTTAATGAACCACCTTAGACACCTAAGAACATCTAATTCATTAAATAATCCTTTAGGCTTTTACACCATATAAGAAAACGTAAGCTTATATGGTCCTTAAATGTCTTATATAGTCAAAAAAAATAACAATGAATATCAGTTTTTTACATAGACGTCATTATAAGGTACGAAGCAGTCTTACAACGATCGCTGCTAGCGTGTGCATTAAGATTGCTTCGTCGGCTGAAAAAGCCTCCTCAATTAAGATTCTTCGCGCTTTTAAACCTTTAAAATTACCCCTTCTTCTTTTCTGTTATCCTGCTGTTCAAATAATCAGTAGGCGACATGCCAAACTGTTTGGCAAAATTCCGCCCGAAATGCGATTGGGAGCTATAACCCACCAATTCTGAAATTTCGTAAATTTTCAATAGCCCTTCGTTTAAAAGTTCAGCAGCTTTTTTTAACCTCGCTAAATTAATCAGTTCATTGGGGCTGAGGTTAGAAATAGATTTAATTTTCCGGTATAAGGTTGGCCGGCTCATGTTCATCTTTTCTGCAAGGTGCTCTACATCCAGATCCTGATTGCTGATGTTTTTGTTAATGGTGTCCTGTAATTTTTCCAAAAATAGCTCATCTGCTTTAGAATAGGCAATACTTTTCAGGTGGAGGAGGGGAGAATTGGAGAAATATTCTTTGATCTTGTTTCTGTTTTTAAGCAGACTGGAAATCTGCACCTGCAAAAACTCGGGCGAAAAGGGCTTTTCAACATAGGCGTCGGCGCCAAGCTCTAAACCTTCAATTTTAGATTGTAATGAATTTTTTGCGGTAAGCAGTATCACTGGGATATGGCTGAGCTCCAGGGTCGATTTTACTTTTGCACAAAATTCAAAGCCGTCCATCTCAGGCATCATCACATCGCTGATAATGAGCTGAACGATTTCACGCTGTAAGATTTCCAAAGCTTCAATCCCATTCCTGGCCTGTAGTACATGATATTTTTCATCCAGATCATCCGAAATGAAATCAAGAATATCTTCATTGTCATCAACCAATAACACAACAGATCTGTCCATATCTTCAGTATCTTTTATGATCAACGTGCCTATAATTTCTTCCATTTTCCGTTCAGGTTAAATTCTATAAGTTGGTGGATAGGCAGTTCTAATACAAATATATTAAAATCACCATCATTAAAATCTAAATAAAGTTCACCGCGATGCAGTTGCGCAAGTGATTTCGAAATCGATAAACCTATTCCCGTTCCCGCCTTTATTTCGGTTTCCTTACCCCTAAAAAAAGGTTCAAATATCTTATCCTTAATCTCTTTAGAGATTCTATTCCCATCGTTTTTAACCATCACCACAAACTTATCGTAATCCTGTAATGATAAGTGAATTTGTACACTAGCTTTCCCATATTTTAGGGCATTGTCTACCAAATTGCTGATGATTTTGTAAAAAGCTTCCACATCAATATAGGCATGGATTTTTTTTTCAGGTAAATGAAGATTGTAGCTAATATCCTGCTGTTCTGCGGCAGGTTGGAACTGCAAAAATATATCTTTTAAGATTTCAGAAATATCGGCTTTTACAAAGTTTAATGAAAATTCGCTGGTTTCGGTTTTTCTGAAATCCAATAATTGGTTGGTTAATTTGAGCAACCTATCCGTATTTCGACCCATAATGCGTAAATTCTTTTCTATTGCGGGTACGGCATCGGCCTGTTTAATCAGTTTTTCCATCGGTCCGATAATCAAGGTGAGCGGTGTCCTGATCTCATGGGCGACGTTGGTGAAAAATTCGATCTTCGCCTGATAAACTTCTTTTTGTTTTTCATGTTCAAAAACTTCCATCCGCCTGCTGTTCTTTAATGCAATTTTTCGATGGTACCTTCGCACCAGGGAGAAAATTATTCCGCTTATAGCGATCAAATAAAGCAGATATGCCAGGGGGCTGAGGTAAAAAGGAGGACTTATTTTGATCAGAAGTTTAACATTTTTGGTGCTCCAGATGCTGCTTCCTTCAACCAAAGCTTTCACTTCAAAAATGTAATTGCCCGGGGCAAGTTTGGTAAAATAAACCTTCCTGTTGGTTTTTAAATACTCCCAGTTTTTATAAAGCCCTGTCATTTTGTAGGCATACTCCGTCATTTCAGGAGATAAATAACTTAATGCAGCAAAATCGATACTAAAAGATGATTGGTTATGGTTAAGTTCGATGGTATCGGCATAAACAATCGATGTATTAGCAACAGAATCTTTCCCATTTAAACCTATTTCCAAACTGTTGATCTGAAACCCGGTTAAAAATACCGGGGGCTCATAGTTTGTTGCCTTTAAATTGGCCGGATTAAAGCTTATCAGCCCTTTTACGCTTCCAAAATAGGTTCGGCCTTCTTCATCCTGATAGGCAGAACTGTAGTTGAACTGATCGGTAAGCAATCCGTTGGCTTTAGAATAGGTCTTACTTAACCCCGTAACGGGATCAAAATGGATGAGACCCCTGGTACTACTAATCCAGAATTTATTCACTGCATCCTCTTCGATGCGGAACAGGTAATTGCTGGGGAAACCATTTTTTATTCCGTAACGCTTAAATTGATGTATTTTTTGATCAAACCTGCAAAGTCCGCCACCATCGGTAGTTACCCAAATGTGCTGTTTACTATCTTCAAAAATACTGTTTACGCTGTTATGGCTTAAACTTTTCGCATCGGTTGGGTTATTTCGATAATTCACATGGCCTGGTCTGGATAAATTAAACTTAAATATACCGTCGTTAAAGCTGCCCGCCCAGATATTACCTTTACTGTCTTCCATAACCGAATCGTAAAAGATAAAAGGGAGGCCTGCAATAGGTTCAAAATCATCTCTTTTGCGGTTATAAAGATAAATCCCATTAATGGTTCCAACTAAAATTTCACCCGACCGCGTTTTACAAAAAGTAACAATAAAATTGGTACGTAAGGCATTTCCAACACCTGCCTGGTAATGTTTAATCACCTTTTCTGTTTTCAGGTCTAAAACATCCAATCCATGTTCAAAAGTGCCAATCCAGAGCTTGTCTCCGTCAACCAATAAACCGTGGATATTGGAATAGGCAATGCTTCCGGGTTTTCCGTCGGGTAAAAAGTGTTTAAACACCCCTGTTTTTACGTCGAGTTTGTTCAGTCCGGCATCTTCAGTACCAATCCATAAATTACCATCCTGATCCTTTGTAATTTCCCTCACATCGCTTCCGCTGATGGAATTTGTACCTTTTTGCGGAAAGTATTTAGTGAACAGCGAAGTATGGCTCGAATAGTAATTTACTCCTCCAAAGTAGGTGCCGGTCCAAACCCCTCCTTCGCGATCGAGGCAAATGCTATAAACGGCATTATCGCTTAAAGAATAATCGTTATTATATTGTTTTTTAAGGTGGATAATTGCTCCACTTTTATCATTATAGATGTAAATGCCCGATTCTGTAGCAATCCAAAACTCATGCGGGCCTGTTTTTTTAATGTCCCGAACAAAAATTGGCGTTTGGTCGTCGTTTAATTTGAGTATATTTTTTGATGTTAAGGTAACAGGGTTGAAAAGTTTAACACCCTGATTGGTCGTGCCGACCAATAAATTTCCATCTTCAGTTTCTGCAATTCTGGATACCCAGCCATATTCGGTTTTGGCATTTTTTCCATTAATATTAAACTGCTGAAAACTATTCGTTTTGGGATTGTATTTTTCTAATGTTCCCTTTCCGGTACTGATCCATACACTGCCATCTTTTAAAATGGTTACCAGTGAGGCATCGAACCGTGCATTATGGCCAAAAACCTGTATTTTCCTGGTACGCTTTTGATATAAATATATCTTAAATGAAGATAAAATCCATAAATTTCCACGCAGATCGCTTGCCAGATCTGTAATCCGCATCCCTTTAGTTGCTGCAATAATGGCGAAGCTTTCTTTTTTTGGATTGTATTGATACACACCGTTATTTGTACCAACCCAAAGTGTTTGTTCGTGATCATGGTGAAGTGCAGAAATCAGATCGTTGCCCAAACTGCCAGCTTTTTCGGTATCGTGGCGATAGGTTTTAAAAGAATAACCATCAAACCGGTTCAGCCCATCTTTAGTGCCAAACCACATAAAGCCATTTCCATCTTGCACACTGCAAAAGGCCGTATTATTAGAAAGCCCGTTTTCTACCTGGTAATGCCTGAAATAGTAAGGCTGGGCCAAAAGCAGGCTGGCCGAAAGTAACAGACATACAAGGATGATGAGTTTTTTCAAGATATATTGGTCAGTAGCTTCAAATATATTAAAGAAATGCTTTGCTTTCAGGCTAAATTGAATTTGAGCCGATACGTAGAAAGATGGAGACAGATCGGTTTAATGCGCTAATGCTTCTTCCAGTTGTTTAATCAGGATTTCTCTGTTCATGGGGTAACCTGCTTTTGATAGCTCATAGGTTCCATCCTTTTTAATGATTACATAAGTTGGGAAACCATTGCCCTTCACTTTTTGCATAATATCTTTCGTTAATTTTAGATTTGCAAGGATATGAAAGCCCTCCATATTAAAATAAGGGATAAGTTTTTTCCAGTCACTTTCATTATTTTGATCATGGTTGGCAATGTACAGGTAATCAACACCTTTATCTTTAAAATGGTATTTTATGGCCTGTCCGTTGGTTTCGAG
Proteins encoded in this region:
- a CDS encoding DoxX family protein, with the translated sequence MLKKIENWGDHHHPKWLDYFRILLGLVLIWKGIDFYINMQTFSNLMRGAFLGTAISISLLAHFIIVLHLIGGLAITLGTYTRTFCLINLPILIGAVFFINISGGIFKPYSEFWFSVSVLVGLICFAIEGNGILSVEHEKILPKQAA
- a CDS encoding response regulator, coding for MEEIIGTLIIKDTEDMDRSVVLLVDDNEDILDFISDDLDEKYHVLQARNGIEALEILQREIVQLIISDVMMPEMDGFEFCAKVKSTLELSHIPVILLTAKNSLQSKIEGLELGADAYVEKPFSPEFLQVQISSLLKNRNKIKEYFSNSPLLHLKSIAYSKADELFLEKLQDTINKNISNQDLDVEHLAEKMNMSRPTLYRKIKSISNLSPNELINLARLKKAAELLNEGLLKIYEISELVGYSSQSHFGRNFAKQFGMSPTDYLNSRITEKKKG
- a CDS encoding two-component regulator propeller domain-containing protein → MKKLIILVCLLLSASLLLAQPYYFRHYQVENGLSNNTAFCSVQDGNGFMWFGTKDGLNRFDGYSFKTYRHDTEKAGSLGNDLISALHHDHEQTLWVGTNNGVYQYNPKKESFAIIAATKGMRITDLASDLRGNLWILSSFKIYLYQKRTRKIQVFGHNARFDASLVTILKDGSVWISTGKGTLEKYNPKTNSFQQFNINGKNAKTEYGWVSRIAETEDGNLLVGTTNQGVKLFNPVTLTSKNILKLNDDQTPIFVRDIKKTGPHEFWIATESGIYIYNDKSGAIIHLKKQYNNDYSLSDNAVYSICLDREGGVWTGTYFGGVNYYSSHTSLFTKYFPQKGTNSISGSDVREITKDQDGNLWIGTEDAGLNKLDVKTGVFKHFLPDGKPGSIAYSNIHGLLVDGDKLWIGTFEHGLDVLDLKTEKVIKHYQAGVGNALRTNFIVTFCKTRSGEILVGTINGIYLYNRKRDDFEPIAGLPFIFYDSVMEDSKGNIWAGSFNDGIFKFNLSRPGHVNYRNNPTDAKSLSHNSVNSIFEDSKQHIWVTTDGGGLCRFDQKIHQFKRYGIKNGFPSNYLFRIEEDAVNKFWISSTRGLIHFDPVTGLSKTYSKANGLLTDQFNYSSAYQDEEGRTYFGSVKGLISFNPANLKATNYEPPVFLTGFQINSLEIGLNGKDSVANTSIVYADTIELNHNQSSFSIDFAALSYLSPEMTEYAYKMTGLYKNWEYLKTNRKVYFTKLAPGNYIFEVKALVEGSSIWSTKNVKLLIKISPPFYLSPLAYLLYLIAISGIIFSLVRRYHRKIALKNSRRMEVFEHEKQKEVYQAKIEFFTNVAHEIRTPLTLIIGPMEKLIKQADAVPAIEKNLRIMGRNTDRLLKLTNQLLDFRKTETSEFSLNFVKADISEILKDIFLQFQPAAEQQDISYNLHLPEKKIHAYIDVEAFYKIISNLVDNALKYGKASVQIHLSLQDYDKFVVMVKNDGNRISKEIKDKIFEPFFRGKETEIKAGTGIGLSISKSLAQLHRGELYLDFNDGDFNIFVLELPIHQLIEFNLNGKWKKL